The Anaerolineales bacterium region CGGCGGCCCGATGGGTGACGCCGGCCTCACCGGGCGCAAGATCATCGTAGACACCTACGGTGGCATGGGGCGCCACGGCGGCGGCGCCTTCAGCGGCAAGGACCCCACAAAGGTGGACCGCTCGGCCGCCTACGCGGCCCGCTGGGCAGCCAAGAACGTGGTGGCCGCCGGCCTGGCAGAGCGCTGCGAGATCCAGGTGGCGTATGCCATCGGCGTCGCCCGCCCGCTGAGCGTGAACGTGGAGACCTTTGGCACCGGCAAGATTGCCGATGACAAGATCGCCGCGCTGGTTGAGAAGCATTTCGATCTGCGCCCGGGCGCCATCATCCGCGATCTGGACCTGCGCCGCCCGATCTACCGCCAGACGGCCGCCTACGGCCACTTTGGCCGCGACGACGTCAAGCTGCCCTGGGAAGACACCAGCCGCGCCGACGCGCTGGCTAAGGCCGCTGCTGCGTAGAGTTCGCTTCGCGAACCCTTTGGCCTTGCTGCTCAGCTTTGCGGAGCGACGCAACGCCAGCCTGATAGACAAAAAGAGAGCGGTGCATATGCACCGCTCTTTTGTAATTCCCGTCATTCCGAACGAGCTTGCGAGTGAGGAATCCTTGGGACAAGAAGTTCAAGTCAATTCTGAAGGCGCCTTTTTTAAGCTGACCGTTGATAGCTGAAAGCTACCAGCTATATATGCGGCTCGACCTTGCCTTGGATCTTGTCCTTCGGCTGGTAGCCGGTCATGCGCTCCACGATCTTGCCGTTTTTGAACAGCATCGTGGTGGGTACGCTAAGCACCTGATAATCCTGGGTAAGCTGGGCGGCCTCATCTACATCCAACTTGACTACGCTGATGCTGTCGCCCCATTCGCCGGCCAGTTCTTCGAGCACGGGTTCCAGGATGCGGCAGGGTTGGCACCATACCGCACCAAATTCCACCAAAACGGGCTTCTCGGCTTGCAGCACTTCGCCTTCAAAACTCTGGCTGTCGATCGCTTTCAGGGTGCTCATGGCTCTCCGTGGGGTAGTGGGCCACGCGGCGCGCGGGGATGGAATACTAGCAAGCGCCCGCGGGCCTGTCAAGCACAGGCAGCTACAGGCGTCCCTGTGCGCATGATAAAATTGCCTCTTACGGACGCGTAGCTCAATGGCAGAGCAGTGGCCTTTTAAGCCAACGGTTGCAGGTTCGACTCCTGTCGCGTCCATGTAAAAAGACCGCAGCAATTGCTGCGGTCTTTTTTGTTTCACGCAACCAGCGAAACGATCAACGCGGCTGGCACTACAAAGATCGAGTAAATATGCACCAAAACCCAGTCCAATCAGGGCAAGCAGCAAAGAATAATTTTTTATTGATACGCATAGGTTTGCCTTCGTGCCGGTATGATGCGCGGCCACTGGGCGCAGCTCTAGCGCAGCGGTGTAGCGGCATCTTCAAAAGAGATTGGAAACTTTGGCGCATATAATTCCGCACAGCTTTGACAGCGATGGAGACGTGATGACGAACCTGGTAACCGGCGGTACTGGATTTATTGGCGGGCATATTGTGGAGCAGCTGCTGGCGGATGGCCAGCCCGTGCGCGTGCTGGCCCGGCGCAGCAGCACGATCGGCGAACACCTGAAAGGCGCTGAGATCGTCTACGGCGATGTGCTCGACAAGGACTCGCTGACCCAGGCCATGCAAGGCGTACACACGCTGTACCACGCTGCCGCCCAGTTCGACACATGGACGGCCGACCCGCAGTTGATGCTGGAGACGGCCAACCAGGGTACCTGCAACGTGCTCGACGCCGCCCTGGCCGCCGGCGTGCGCAAGGTGCTGCACACCAGCTCCGGGGCCGTGTTTGGCTTGCCGCGCAATCAAACGGTGACGGAGGCCAGCGCGGCTGGCCCACTGCCGGATGTGTACTATCGTTCCAAGCAAGAATCTGAAGATCTGGCCCGCAGCTATATCGCCAAAGGGCTCGACATCGTGTTCCTTAACCCATCCAATGTATACGGCCCGCGTGACACCAAGCCGCTGGGCCGCTCGATCGTAGCTCTGCTCAATGGCACGTTGCCCTCGGCGTGGCATGCCACTTTCGCCATCGTATATGTGGTGGATGTCGCCCGGGCGCATATTCTCGCCGCCAAGAAGGCAGCCGCCGGTGAGCGCTTCATCCTGGCTGAGCAGAACATTGGCTACAAAGAGTTCTTCGGCCAGGTGGTGGCGCTGAGCGGTGGCAAGCTGCCGCCGTTTCTGCCCGGGCCTATGATTCATGCCACCGCCATCCTGATGGAAGGGCTCTCTCGGCTGACGGGCAAGCTACCGCTGGTTTCAGTGATGCAATACAAGTCGGGCACGCAGGGCACATTGTTCGACGGCAGCAAGGCCCAGCGTGAGCTGGGGCTCGCGTATACGCCGCTGCAAGAGGCGTTGCGCACCACGCTGGCCTGGTATTGGCAGCACGGCGATTTGAAGCGCAAGCCAACCTTTCTCGACTAGCGGTTAGGGCTGCGCGTCCTTCACATACAGGTCAAAAAATTCAACCGAGCGGCGAATGGCCGCAGGGAAATAGTTGACGATGTTGTGGTCATCGCCATCGTAAATAAAGAGCTCGGCGATCTGGCCTGCGGCGCGGGCCTGCTCTGCCACCTGGTAGGACATCAACACCGGCACGGTGGCGTCGCTGGTGCCGTGGTGTAACTGCAGCGGGCCGGAGAGCTCGGCAAGGTAGCTGTTGGCCGAGATCGACGCCCAGAATTCAGGGTTAGAGGTGGGCGGGCCGTAATTCTCCAGCAGGCTGCGCGTGCCAAAGCGCGGGCGGCCGTTGATATCCACCATGTCTGCATAGGCGGAGATGACTCCCGCCCAGATGACCCCTGCCTTGATGTCCGCATCTACCACCATGGCGCGCAGGGTGATGTAGCCGCCCATCGAATGGCCCCACATGCCAATACGGTTCGGGTCAGCGTCCGGGTAGGCTTTCAGCGCCGCGGTGGCGTTGAGCACATCAATGACGTAGTCGGGATTGCCGTAGGCGCCGCGGGCCACGCCCTCCGAGCGGTCATGGCCGCGGTAGTCAGGACGGAAGACGATGTAGTCGGCCCGCGAAAAGCGCTCCATGTAGGCTAGGTAACGCTCGGTGGTGCGGTAGACCGCCGGTGCGATATAGCCGTGATTGAAGATGACCACCGGCCAGCCGCTTTCGGGCTTCTCGCCAAAGGGGATGGTCAGCAGGCCGTAGAGCTTAAGCCCATCCGAACTATACGATGCGATGTAACGTGAATAGTTGCCGCCATTTTCAAGCGTTTCTTCGATGATGAGCTCCGAGGCCGGGTATTGGCGCTGGCGCAGGTATTCGATGCTGAGCGGGTGGGGCGGGACCGGTGTGGCGGTGGGAGTAAGGGTTGGCGTGGGGGTGACGCTGGACGTCAAGGTCGCCGTCGCCGTGACCAGCGCGATCTGCGGGCCGGGCAGGCTGGCCGGGTTGCCCGCCAGCGGGAAGTTGCACGCCGTCAGCGCAAGACACAGCAGCACAAACGCCCGGCTACCCAGCCACGCTCTCATGGGAAAAAGTGTACCCAAGCCCATCGCCCCTGGGCTACCCCCGGCGACACTCATCAGAAGACCACTTCCTTGACATGTACTGCGGTTTCTCCTGATCTGCTCCAGGTTCTGCTACATTCCAAGGCTTGGGGGTCAAAATGAGTATCCGTCACCAATGCGGCTGCGCAGGTCGCTACCATGCGCTCCTTGTCAGCTTGCCAGAATGCCAAAAAGTTTTAACCAATCCGTCGGGAAGTTAAAAGTGCAAACTTTACGGGGGAAAGTATTAACCCCAGGTGCAAACTTTGGCGCCCTATGCGGCAGCGGCGTGCAGCTCTCGCCAGATCTGGTCCAGCGCCTGGCGGAAGGCCTCGGCGCCTTGGGCGCCCGAGGCAGCATACTTGTTGTCGAAGACAAAGAAGGGCACGCCATGAATGCCATATTGGGCCGCCTGGTCAATATCGGCCTGTACTTCGGCGGTGTAGGCGTCCGACTCCAGCGCGGCGCGGGCCGCCACAGGGTCCAGCCCCACTTCGCCGGCCAGCTGCACCAGCGTGTCAATGTCGGCGG contains the following coding sequences:
- a CDS encoding NAD-dependent epimerase/dehydratase family protein — its product is MTNLVTGGTGFIGGHIVEQLLADGQPVRVLARRSSTIGEHLKGAEIVYGDVLDKDSLTQAMQGVHTLYHAAAQFDTWTADPQLMLETANQGTCNVLDAALAAGVRKVLHTSSGAVFGLPRNQTVTEASAAGPLPDVYYRSKQESEDLARSYIAKGLDIVFLNPSNVYGPRDTKPLGRSIVALLNGTLPSAWHATFAIVYVVDVARAHILAAKKAAAGERFILAEQNIGYKEFFGQVVALSGGKLPPFLPGPMIHATAILMEGLSRLTGKLPLVSVMQYKSGTQGTLFDGSKAQRELGLAYTPLQEALRTTLAWYWQHGDLKRKPTFLD
- a CDS encoding alpha/beta fold hydrolase, whose amino-acid sequence is MRAWLGSRAFVLLCLALTACNFPLAGNPASLPGPQIALVTATATLTSSVTPTPTLTPTATPVPPHPLSIEYLRQRQYPASELIIEETLENGGNYSRYIASYSSDGLKLYGLLTIPFGEKPESGWPVVIFNHGYIAPAVYRTTERYLAYMERFSRADYIVFRPDYRGHDRSEGVARGAYGNPDYVIDVLNATAALKAYPDADPNRIGMWGHSMGGYITLRAMVVDADIKAGVIWAGVISAYADMVDINGRPRFGTRSLLENYGPPTSNPEFWASISANSYLAELSGPLQLHHGTSDATVPVLMSYQVAEQARAAGQIAELFIYDGDDHNIVNYFPAAIRRSVEFFDLYVKDAQP
- the trxA gene encoding thioredoxin, encoding MSTLKAIDSQSFEGEVLQAEKPVLVEFGAVWCQPCRILEPVLEELAGEWGDSISVVKLDVDEAAQLTQDYQVLSVPTTMLFKNGKIVERMTGYQPKDKIQGKVEPHI